In Papaver somniferum cultivar HN1 chromosome 1, ASM357369v1, whole genome shotgun sequence, a genomic segment contains:
- the LOC113294498 gene encoding putative B3 domain-containing protein Os03g0621600 → MRRRLRSITTTSTTAISSSNKASFVMVLMGDFDEKLQVPTDFLKHFNGKLPGKSTVRGPNGRTRTIKMKRDGDDLYFFKGWPEFVDEHSLEFGDFLIFEYKGSSKFKVKIYGQTGIEKDLRAYSAEPSLEVKEHGTDEEAAYEGGYHVQRKSAMEVERIGRSRARKPALPINTNHPYFISTWPKSTTCYPRIPRDFARKYGLNTETGIVLRDHDGRSWPVKFSHNKDGRISMTKGWRQISAGNKLARGAKCLFQLISQTKGNQIMNVRVLGGAEIDKRDWALQSNRKRIHHLGSKLEVGSFKRGITMDCVTASAKERAIKEANGFQSKYPVCKIIMHPTYVGKWGAVNIPAQFAKTYLGDRNQMAILRISDGRVWHVGYRTSSSSSSYMAIISKGWNKFKVDNQLKEGDVCLFELVDRDNLEMHVTICQVTPNVN, encoded by the exons ATGAGGAGAAGACTGAGATCCATAACTACAACTAGTACTACTGCAATTAGTAGTAGTAACAAAGCATCATTCGTCATGGTCTTAATGGGTGATTTTGATGAGAAACTG CAAGTACCAACCGATTTTCTGAAGCATTTCAATGGAAAATTACCGGGAAAGTCAACTGTTCGGGGTCCTAATGGGAGAACTAGGACCATAAAAATGAAAAGAGATGGCGATGATTTATACTTCTTTAAAGGATGGCCAGAGTTTGTAGATGAACATTCTTTAGAATTCGGGGATTTTTTAATTTTCGAATACAAAGGTAGTTCAAAATTTAAAGTGAAGATTTATGGCCAAACTGGCATCGAAAAGGATCTGCGTGCTTACAGTGCTGAACCAAGTCTGGAAGTGAAAGAACATG GCACCGACGAAGAAGCTGCATATGAAGGTGGTTACCATGTACAAAGAAAATCTGCTATGGAAGTTGAAAGAATAGGTAGATCTAGAGCTCGTAAACCAGCTTTACCTATCAACACCAATCATCCATATTTCATTTCTACTTGGCCAAAATCCACAACATGTTATCCG AGGATTCCCAGGGATTTTGCAAGAAAGTATGGACTGAATACCGAGACTGGTATAGTGCTCCGAGATCATGATGGAAGGTCATGGCCAGTAAAATTTTCACACAATAAAGACGGTCGTATCAGTATGACCAAGGGATGGAGACAAATTTCAGCAGGAAATAAGTTAGCAAGAGGTGCTAAATGTTTGTTCCAACTTATTAGCCAAACAAAAGGTAATCAAATCATGAATGTTCGCGTCTTGGGAGGGGCTGAAATTGACAAACGGGATTGGGCGCTTCAGAGTAATAGGAAACGCATACATCACTTAGGTTCTAAGTTGGAAGTTGGAAGTTTCAAGAGAGGGATTACGATGGATTGCGTGACAGCATCTGCAAAGGAAAGGGCTATAAAAGAAGCTAACGGCTTTCAGTCTAAGTATCCTGTATGCAAAATTATCATGCATCCGACCTATGTGGGTAAATGGGGCGCCGTG AATATACCTGCTCAATTTGCAAAGACATACTTGGGAGATCGAAATCAGATGGCTATTCTTAGAATTTCAGATGGAAGAGTGTGGCATGTCGGATACAGAACTAGTAGCTCTTCGTCAAGTTATATGGCTATCATATCCAAGGGATGGAATAAGTTCAAGGTtgacaatcagttgaaggaaggTGATGTTTGCCTGTTTGAGCTAGTCGATAGGGACAATCTGGAGATGCATGTCACTATTTGTCAAGTCACTCCAAATGTTAACTAG
- the LOC113347493 gene encoding uncharacterized protein LOC113347493 has product MEELRILNYFKVQHRSCKISTPIEVSWSPPNQDQIMICCDGASLGNPGQVGAGVTFRDANAAVLGVLCVGLGWQTNYYAEMCAVIYGVMLAKRWNVKNICVQIRRVSFKLFKRVSCHGS; this is encoded by the coding sequence ATGGAGGAGTTACGCATTTTGAACTATTTTAAGGTGCAACATAGATCGTGCAAAATTTCTACTCCAATAGAGGTTAGTTGGTCTCCTCCTAACCAAGATCAAATCATGATTTGCTGTGATGGCGCCTCACTTGGAAATCCAGGCCAAGTCGGTGCTGGTGTTACTTTTCGTGATGCCAATGCAGCAGTGCTCGGAGTTCTTTGTGTTGGCCTTGGTTGGCAAACCAATTATTATGCGGAAATGTGTGCTGTAATTTATGGTGTGATGCTAGCCAAGAGGTGGAACGTGAAGAATATTTGTGTTCAGATTCGAAGAGTttcattcaagcttttcaaaagggTGAGCTGCCatggcagctaa
- the LOC113331255 gene encoding B3 domain-containing transcription factor VRN1-like → MASRFFSIVHAAIIEKGELALPKRFVGKFRTELSDVAVITIPNGQVWRVQLREAKGEILFGSGWKDFMDYFPLAIGHFLILRYDGNSRFHIFVCDMSATEIKYPLHSSNVEISSHTSVFSASTTEETDYVENSEILCPCPISRIPLPASRHIPLPAKKERKSRAERETNVFKSQSGNLTFKIVMQPAYVREGRTVVHVPVGFKAFREVDRDIATLRDSEGRTWDVGISTYREKHTKLVTGWSDFVLDNRLEVGDVCIFELIDRDNLQIDVTIMRAQDVV, encoded by the exons ATGGCTTCTCGTTTCTTCAGTATTGTTCATGCTGCAATCATTGAAAAAGGGGAACTG GCTCTTCCAAAGAGATTTGTTGGGAAGTTTAGGACGGAATTGTCTGATGTTGCAGTTATCACTATTCCAAATGGTCAGGTCTGGCGTGTACAGTTAAGGGAGGCTAAAGGTGAAATTCTCTTTGGGAGCGGATGGAAAGACTTCATGGATTATTTTCCTCTTGCTATCGGCCATTTTCTGATTCTTAGATATGATGGGAATTCACGttttcatatttttgtttgtgATATGAGTGCAACGGAAATAAAATACCCTCTTCATTCAAGCAATGTCGAGATATCCAGTCATACAAGTGTTTTTTCAGCATCCACAACGGAAGAAACCGACTATGTAGAGAACTCGGAGATTCTTTGTCCATGCCCAATTAGCAGAATACCCTTACCAGCTAGCCGCCATATACCCTTACCtgcgaaaaaagaaagaaaaagcagAGCTGAAAGAGAAACCAATGTTTTCAAGTCTCAGTCTGGGAATCTTACATTCAAGATCGTCATGCAACCAGCTTATGTGCGTGAAGGGAGAACTGTGGTG CATGTGCCAGTTGGGTTTAAGGCTTTTAGAGAAGTTGATCGTGATATCGCTACTCTTAGAGATTCCGAAGGGAGAACATGGGATGTAGGAATTTCAACTTATCGCGAAAAGCATACTAAACTGGTGACTGGCTGGTCCGATTTTGTCTTGGACAACCGTTTGGAAGTTGGCGATGTTTGCATTTTTGAGCTGATTGACAGGGATAATCTCCAGATAGATGTTACCATTATGCGAGCTCAGGATGTGGTTTGA